One Vibrio taketomensis DNA window includes the following coding sequences:
- a CDS encoding L-serine ammonia-lyase produces MISVFDIYKIGVGPSSSHTVGPMKAGKEFIDDLRAMGKLRDITKITVDVYGSLSLTGKGHHTDIAIIMGLAGNTPEKVDIDSIPSFIARVEETERLPVGMHCHTVSFPRDGGMNFHTTNLALHENGMQIHAWIEEEKVFSKTYYSIGGGFIVDEENFGKDSESSVKAPYEYTSAEELINQCKESGLSISALVMKNEHALHSDDETRTYFANIWRTMRECMERGMNEEGILPGPLRVPRRAAALRQQLLTSEKTSNDPMAVVDWVNMFAFAVNEENAAGGRVVTAPTNGACGIIPAVLAYYDKFIQTVTEKDYMRFFAASGAIGGLYKRNASISGAEVGCQGEVGVACSMAAAGLAELMGGSPEQVCMAAEIAMEHNLGLTCDPVAGQVQVPCIERNGIAAVKAINSTRMALRRSSAPRVSLDKVIETMLETGKDMNAKYRETSQGGLAIKVIC; encoded by the coding sequence ATGATTAGTGTTTTTGACATCTATAAAATCGGCGTTGGTCCTTCAAGTTCACACACTGTAGGCCCAATGAAAGCGGGTAAAGAATTTATTGATGATCTACGTGCGATGGGCAAGCTGCGTGACATCACTAAAATTACCGTTGACGTTTATGGATCACTATCACTGACAGGGAAAGGTCACCACACAGATATCGCTATCATCATGGGTCTTGCTGGCAACACTCCTGAGAAAGTGGATATCGATTCTATTCCGAGCTTTATTGCACGAGTAGAAGAAACAGAACGTCTTCCTGTTGGCATGCACTGTCATACAGTTTCATTCCCTCGTGACGGTGGTATGAATTTCCATACTACTAACCTAGCGCTACACGAGAACGGCATGCAAATCCATGCTTGGATTGAAGAAGAAAAAGTATTCTCAAAAACTTACTACTCTATCGGCGGTGGTTTCATCGTTGATGAAGAGAACTTCGGTAAAGACTCTGAAAGCTCTGTTAAAGCGCCTTACGAGTACACTTCTGCTGAAGAACTGATCAACCAGTGTAAAGAAAGCGGCTTATCTATTAGTGCGCTTGTAATGAAGAACGAACACGCACTTCATTCGGATGACGAAACTCGTACTTACTTTGCAAACATTTGGCGCACTATGCGTGAATGTATGGAACGTGGTATGAACGAAGAAGGCATCCTACCTGGGCCACTACGTGTACCTCGCCGTGCGGCAGCACTGCGTCAGCAATTGCTAACGTCAGAAAAAACGTCTAACGATCCAATGGCAGTGGTTGACTGGGTTAACATGTTCGCTTTTGCAGTTAATGAAGAAAACGCTGCAGGTGGTCGTGTGGTTACAGCACCAACTAACGGTGCATGTGGCATCATCCCAGCAGTATTGGCTTACTACGATAAGTTCATCCAAACGGTAACAGAAAAAGACTACATGCGTTTCTTTGCGGCTTCTGGCGCAATCGGTGGTCTATACAAGCGTAATGCTTCTATCTCTGGTGCTGAAGTTGGCTGTCAAGGTGAAGTAGGCGTTGCATGTTCTATGGCTGCAGCAGGTCTTGCTGAGCTTATGGGTGGTAGCCCAGAGCAAGTATGTATGGCTGCTGAAATCGCGATGGAACACAACCTAGGTCTAACTTGTGACCCTGTAGCAGGTCAAGTACAAGTACCATGTATCGAGCGTAACGGTATTGCTGCTGTTAAAGCAATCAACTCAACTCGTATGGCACTTCGTCGCTCATCTGCTCCTCGCGTATCGCTAGATAAAGTTATCGAAACGATGCTAGAAACAGGTAAAGACATGAACGCAAAATACCGTGAAACTTCTCAAGGTGGTCTTGCGATTAAGGTTATCTGCTAA
- a CDS encoding CoA pyrophosphatase: protein MQVPNSRHALIQQFQFKQPVAYHSDSLKRLQFLQGEHLRKAAVLIGFVERAQGLHVLFTKRAHHLKHHPGQISFPGGKLESYDSTLQATALRETHEEIGISPHLIQIFGQMPELPTISAFNVTPYLAFIDSSYTLNIDYGEVDDVFEVPVDIVLDPRFLNSMTFDINQQSHRVFGINYQNHFIWGMTAQIIQAMQSQIVQI, encoded by the coding sequence GTGCAAGTTCCTAACAGTCGTCACGCTCTCATTCAACAATTTCAATTTAAACAACCTGTCGCATATCACAGCGATAGCTTAAAAAGGCTTCAATTTTTACAAGGAGAGCACCTTAGAAAAGCAGCGGTTCTGATTGGATTTGTCGAGCGGGCACAAGGCTTGCATGTGCTATTCACCAAGCGCGCACATCACCTAAAACACCACCCTGGTCAAATCAGTTTTCCGGGTGGAAAATTAGAGAGCTACGATTCAACACTACAAGCAACAGCGCTGCGTGAGACTCACGAAGAAATTGGAATTTCTCCACACTTAATACAAATTTTTGGTCAAATGCCTGAATTGCCCACTATAAGTGCCTTTAATGTCACACCATACCTAGCCTTTATTGACTCAAGCTACACATTGAATATTGATTACGGGGAAGTCGATGATGTGTTTGAAGTTCCTGTTGATATCGTGCTTGACCCGCGTTTTTTAAACAGTATGACCTTCGATATCAATCAGCAATCACATCGTGTTTTTGGTATTAATTACCAAAACCATTTTATTTGGGGCATGACGGCACAAATCATACAAGCTATGCAGTCTCAAATCGTACAAATCTAG
- a CDS encoding methyl-accepting chemotaxis protein: protein MRSTITFKLLVALVLVFGCVLAVSTFYQYQQQKQLIHEVLSEQLHDKASNYFDSLNMMMLTGTMSQKETLREKALSQEGIENVKVLRAPAVNKLYGPGNPDQAPLDNIDKRALDGELVIEPIAASWGQGLVVALPMKSSLDYRGTNCVGCHAAPEGEVLGAIRLEYNISHVNSLVHQQALMAVAIMASITFVGFLITMALTRKIVVTPLQAASKFMSQVSQTKDLSGRLESKQHDEIGVLTNSINSFMDTVSDSLHNVQQTTHSLSNAASRLTHVAQSTDDAVNNQQTETNDVQSNINTMLEQQSQTDLATQEATSLVNHTVEVVTESASSAHNVSEDIKLLVGSIDNVKEKITSLNDQTEEVSTILEVISGIAEQTNLLALNAAIEAARAGEQGRGFAVVAEEVRNLAARTAEATNNIDSIIQQFKQGSQQSLASVDQVCEQAHQRSEDVETLSTTMHTVVKEMHQVLDHTREIQQKSQTTSSVSHHIQGKVDTITAHADDTSQLASQTRDISLDLEQLSERLAQLINQFSLGHRNDVKK, encoded by the coding sequence ATGCGCTCAACAATAACGTTTAAGCTACTTGTTGCATTAGTACTTGTCTTTGGCTGCGTTCTTGCTGTTTCCACATTTTACCAATACCAACAACAGAAGCAGCTCATTCATGAAGTACTCAGTGAACAACTGCATGATAAAGCCAGCAACTACTTTGATAGCCTCAACATGATGATGTTAACTGGCACAATGTCTCAAAAAGAAACTCTACGCGAAAAAGCACTTAGCCAAGAGGGAATAGAAAACGTCAAAGTGCTCAGAGCACCAGCAGTGAATAAACTTTACGGCCCCGGTAACCCTGATCAAGCACCGCTCGATAACATCGATAAGCGAGCGCTTGATGGCGAACTTGTTATTGAACCGATAGCGGCAAGTTGGGGGCAAGGCTTGGTGGTCGCCTTACCAATGAAATCAAGTCTAGATTATCGAGGCACTAACTGTGTTGGCTGCCATGCCGCGCCAGAAGGCGAAGTGTTAGGCGCCATTCGACTGGAATACAACATCAGCCACGTCAACTCACTGGTGCACCAACAAGCACTGATGGCAGTGGCGATCATGGCATCAATTACCTTTGTCGGCTTTCTCATTACCATGGCGCTGACGCGCAAGATTGTTGTGACTCCATTGCAAGCGGCTTCAAAGTTCATGTCACAGGTCTCTCAGACTAAAGATCTATCTGGACGCTTGGAAAGTAAGCAACACGATGAGATTGGTGTACTCACCAACTCCATAAATTCATTTATGGACACGGTAAGCGACAGCCTTCACAACGTTCAGCAAACCACACATTCACTATCCAATGCTGCAAGTCGACTAACACATGTCGCACAGTCCACAGATGATGCCGTCAATAATCAACAAACCGAAACCAACGATGTACAAAGCAATATTAACACGATGCTGGAACAACAAAGCCAAACCGATCTTGCTACTCAGGAAGCCACTTCTTTGGTCAATCATACTGTTGAGGTCGTAACAGAGAGTGCCTCCAGTGCTCACAATGTGAGTGAAGATATTAAGTTACTTGTTGGTTCGATTGATAATGTTAAAGAGAAGATTACGTCGCTGAATGACCAAACCGAAGAAGTCTCGACGATTTTGGAAGTGATCAGCGGCATTGCCGAACAAACTAACCTGCTTGCACTCAACGCAGCCATCGAGGCAGCTCGCGCAGGTGAACAAGGCCGTGGCTTTGCTGTCGTAGCAGAAGAAGTTCGTAATTTGGCAGCTCGCACCGCCGAAGCAACCAATAATATCGATTCGATTATTCAGCAATTTAAACAAGGGAGTCAGCAATCGCTGGCATCAGTAGATCAAGTCTGCGAGCAAGCTCATCAGCGCTCGGAAGATGTAGAAACGCTCTCTACCACAATGCATACGGTTGTCAAAGAGATGCATCAAGTGTTAGACCACACTCGCGAAATACAACAGAAATCGCAAACCACCTCTTCAGTGAGTCATCACATACAAGGTAAAGTCGACACCATTACCGCTCACGCTGATGATACCTCGCAATTGGCCTCACAAACGCGAGACATTAGCCTAGACTTAGAGCAGTTGTCGGAACGGCTCGCACAGCTAATCAACCAATTTTCGTTAGGTCACCGCAATGACGTAAAAAAATAG
- the asnS gene encoding asparagine--tRNA ligase, which translates to MTYAPVKDVLSGKLAVDSEVTVRGWIRSRRDSKAGISFLAIYDGSCFDPIQAVVPNNLNNYNDEVLKLTTGCSVEVTGKVVDSPAAGQAFELAATEVKVVGWVEDADTYPMAKTRHSIEYLREVAHLRPRTNVMGAVARVRNCLSQAIHRFYHEQGYFWVSAPLITASDAEGAGEMFRVSTLDMENLPRTEEGKVDYNEDFFGKETFLTVSGQLNAEAYACALSKVYTFGPTFRAENSNTSRHLAEFWMVEPEVAFAELDDVAKLAEDMLKFVFNAVLAECRDDLEFFAQRIDKEAITRLEQFVSSDFAQVDYTDAIQILLDSGREFEFPVEWGIDMSSEHERYLAEQHFKAPVIVKNYPKDIKAFYMRANDDGKTVAAMDVLAPGIGEIIGGSQREERLEILDARMREVGIDPEHMSWYRDLRRYGTVPHAGFGLGFERLVSYVTGMGNVRDVIPFPRTPRSANF; encoded by the coding sequence ATGACTTACGCGCCTGTAAAAGACGTACTGAGCGGTAAGCTAGCAGTAGACAGTGAAGTAACTGTTCGCGGCTGGATCCGTTCGCGTCGTGATTCCAAAGCTGGAATTTCTTTCCTTGCCATCTATGACGGCTCTTGTTTCGACCCGATTCAGGCCGTGGTCCCTAATAATCTTAATAATTACAACGACGAAGTGCTTAAGCTAACCACTGGCTGCTCTGTTGAAGTAACGGGTAAGGTTGTGGATTCTCCAGCGGCTGGTCAAGCATTCGAACTTGCTGCAACTGAGGTTAAAGTTGTGGGTTGGGTTGAAGATGCTGATACTTACCCAATGGCGAAAACTCGTCACTCGATTGAGTACCTACGTGAAGTTGCTCACCTACGCCCACGTACTAACGTAATGGGTGCGGTTGCGCGTGTTCGTAACTGTCTATCGCAAGCGATTCACCGTTTCTACCACGAGCAAGGTTACTTCTGGGTTTCTGCTCCTCTAATCACTGCTTCTGATGCAGAAGGTGCTGGTGAGATGTTCCGCGTTTCAACGCTAGACATGGAAAACCTACCTCGCACTGAAGAAGGCAAAGTAGACTACAACGAAGATTTCTTCGGCAAAGAAACGTTCCTAACCGTATCTGGTCAGCTAAATGCGGAAGCTTACGCTTGTGCACTAAGCAAAGTTTACACATTCGGCCCGACTTTCCGTGCTGAAAACTCAAACACCAGCCGCCACCTTGCGGAATTCTGGATGGTTGAGCCAGAAGTTGCGTTTGCAGAACTAGACGACGTAGCGAAACTTGCTGAAGATATGCTGAAGTTCGTATTCAATGCAGTACTGGCTGAATGTCGTGATGACCTTGAGTTCTTTGCTCAACGCATCGATAAAGAAGCAATCACTCGTCTAGAGCAATTTGTATCTTCTGATTTTGCTCAAGTTGACTACACTGACGCGATCCAAATCCTTCTAGATTCAGGCCGTGAGTTCGAATTCCCAGTTGAATGGGGTATCGATATGTCTTCTGAGCACGAGCGTTACCTAGCTGAACAACACTTTAAAGCACCGGTAATCGTTAAGAACTACCCGAAAGACATCAAAGCATTCTACATGCGTGCTAATGATGATGGTAAAACGGTAGCGGCAATGGACGTACTAGCACCAGGCATCGGCGAAATCATCGGTGGTTCTCAACGTGAAGAACGTCTAGAAATCCTAGATGCACGTATGCGTGAAGTAGGTATCGACCCAGAACACATGAGCTGGTACCGTGACCTACGTCGTTACGGCACAGTGCCACACGCAGGTTTTGGTCTAGGCTTTGAGCGTCTAGTATCTTACGTAACTGGCATGGGCAACGTTCGTGACGTGATCCCATTCCCACGTACACCACGCTCTGCAAACTTCTAA
- the queD gene encoding 6-carboxytetrahydropterin synthase QueD: MKTELYKDFMFEAAHHLPNVPEGHKCGRLHGHSFLVRIYVEGEVNPHTGWVVDFAEIKAAFKPIYDRLDHYYLNDIEGLENPTSEVLARWVWTQLKPALPLLSKVEIKETCTAGCIYRGE; this comes from the coding sequence ATGAAAACTGAGTTGTATAAAGATTTTATGTTTGAAGCGGCACACCACCTGCCAAATGTACCTGAAGGGCATAAATGCGGTCGCTTACATGGTCATTCTTTTTTGGTCAGAATCTATGTTGAAGGTGAAGTAAACCCACATACCGGTTGGGTCGTAGATTTTGCAGAGATAAAAGCGGCATTCAAGCCGATTTACGATCGTTTGGATCACTACTATCTGAATGATATTGAAGGATTAGAAAATCCAACCAGCGAAGTGTTAGCAAGATGGGTTTGGACTCAACTTAAGCCAGCATTACCGTTGTTGAGTAAAGTAGAAATCAAAGAAACATGCACCGCAGGCTGTATTTATCGCGGTGAATAA
- a CDS encoding aromatic amino acid transport family protein, whose translation MNSTTSTAVTEKSASKFTYKDFTWCLSLFGTAVGAGVLFLPIKAGAGGFWPLVALALIAAPMTWFAHKSLARFVLSAKNPEADITDTVEEHFGKTGANLITFAYFFAIYPIVLIYGVGITNTVDSFLVNQMGMESIPRWLLSGALIAAMTGGVVFGKELMLKATSAMVYPLVFILLALSVFLIPDWNTSMMEVAPDFSTMPVVVWLAIPIIVFSFNHSPVISQFSKEQRMNFGDDAVKKTDAITGGAAMMLMGFVMFFVFSVVLSLSPEQLAMAQEQNISVLSYLANVHDNPIISYMGPVVAFAAITSSYFGHFLGAHEGLVGLIKSRSSTPVSKIEKGSLLFIVITTWIVAIINPSILGMIETMGAPMIAAILFLLPVFAMHKVPAMAKYKTSAPVQLFTVICGLAAITSVIYGAL comes from the coding sequence ATGAACTCTACTACTTCAACAGCAGTAACCGAGAAATCTGCAAGTAAGTTTACTTACAAAGATTTCACTTGGTGTTTATCTCTGTTCGGCACCGCGGTAGGTGCTGGTGTGCTATTCCTTCCAATTAAAGCGGGTGCTGGCGGTTTCTGGCCTCTAGTTGCTCTAGCTCTAATTGCTGCGCCAATGACTTGGTTTGCACACAAATCTCTAGCTCGTTTCGTTCTTTCTGCTAAAAACCCTGAAGCTGACATCACAGATACTGTAGAAGAACACTTCGGTAAAACTGGTGCGAACCTAATCACTTTCGCTTACTTCTTCGCTATCTACCCTATCGTTCTAATCTACGGTGTTGGTATCACTAACACGGTTGACTCGTTCCTAGTTAACCAAATGGGTATGGAATCTATTCCACGCTGGTTGCTTTCTGGCGCGCTAATCGCTGCGATGACGGGTGGTGTTGTATTTGGTAAAGAGCTAATGCTGAAAGCAACTTCAGCAATGGTTTACCCTCTAGTATTCATCCTTCTAGCACTATCTGTGTTCCTAATTCCTGACTGGAATACATCAATGATGGAAGTAGCACCTGACTTCAGCACTATGCCTGTTGTAGTTTGGCTAGCAATTCCAATCATCGTATTCTCATTCAACCACAGCCCTGTTATCTCTCAGTTCTCTAAAGAACAACGCATGAACTTCGGTGACGACGCAGTTAAGAAAACTGACGCAATCACTGGCGGTGCTGCGATGATGCTAATGGGCTTTGTAATGTTCTTCGTGTTCTCTGTTGTTCTATCTCTATCTCCAGAACAACTAGCAATGGCACAAGAGCAAAACATCTCTGTACTTTCTTACCTAGCAAACGTACACGACAACCCAATCATCTCTTACATGGGTCCAGTTGTTGCATTCGCTGCGATTACTTCTAGCTACTTCGGTCACTTCCTAGGTGCTCACGAAGGTCTAGTTGGTCTAATCAAATCTCGCTCTTCTACTCCAGTAAGCAAGATCGAGAAAGGTTCACTACTATTCATCGTTATCACTACTTGGATCGTTGCAATTATCAACCCAAGCATCCTAGGTATGATTGAAACAATGGGCGCGCCAATGATCGCGGCTATCCTGTTCCTTCTACCTGTATTTGCGATGCACAAAGTACCTGCAATGGCTAAGTACAAAACTTCAGCACCTGTACAGCTTTTCACAGTTATCTGTGGTCTTGCAGCGATTACTTCTGTAATCTACGGCGCTCTTTAA
- a CDS encoding GNAT family N-acetyltransferase yields the protein MIAIKPTKLKDFASLMQIEVLPEQKHAHLPFEQSYQQRSKYEVFLSLCVDQKAIGYLIIDKAFSFSSTFARRHELSLKYIVLDKAYQRKGLGRRVMQKLNIYANAISANSDSICVSIPATDDASQQFFLASGFVEERKLIYGKSGKERILRHRL from the coding sequence ATGATTGCGATAAAGCCGACGAAGCTGAAAGATTTCGCCAGTTTGATGCAAATTGAAGTTTTACCCGAGCAAAAACACGCTCATTTACCTTTCGAGCAATCCTACCAACAACGCTCTAAATACGAAGTATTTCTCAGTCTGTGTGTCGACCAAAAAGCGATCGGCTATCTTATTATCGATAAGGCCTTTTCGTTCTCTTCTACCTTCGCTCGTAGGCATGAACTCAGTCTAAAATATATCGTGCTTGATAAGGCCTATCAACGAAAAGGGCTTGGTCGACGAGTAATGCAAAAGCTCAATATCTATGCCAATGCCATCAGTGCCAATAGTGATTCTATTTGTGTGTCGATACCCGCAACCGATGATGCCTCGCAACAATTCTTCTTAGCATCGGGTTTTGTCGAAGAGCGAAAACTCATTTACGGCAAGAGTGGCAAAGAACGTATTTTAAGACATCGGCTTTAA